A window from Candidatus Woesearchaeota archaeon encodes these proteins:
- a CDS encoding methyltransferase produces MEHYFSKRPKSKHIEKLVFYRINSDEFKFRTSSSVFSRKKIDRGTDLLIKKCRIRKGSKILDIGCGYGAVGVVISKRHPDCRVIMTDINERALSLARKNLELNKTEAEVLRSDLYKNIRERFDVILSNPPQTAGKKVCIDIINGAYDYLKKSGALQLVARHQKGGKSLSGKMEEVFGNTATLGRQSGYHLYYSKKS; encoded by the coding sequence ATGGAGCATTATTTTTCAAAGAGGCCAAAGTCCAAACATATTGAAAAGCTGGTCTTTTACAGGATAAATTCTGATGAGTTTAAATTCCGCACGTCTTCTTCCGTGTTTTCAAGGAAAAAGATCGACAGGGGAACAGATTTACTGATAAAGAAATGCAGGATAAGAAAGGGCTCTAAGATATTGGACATAGGATGCGGCTATGGGGCTGTCGGAGTAGTTATTTCCAAGCGCCACCCAGACTGCAGAGTGATAATGACAGATATAAATGAAAGGGCATTATCCTTAGCCAGAAAGAACCTTGAACTAAATAAGACAGAAGCTGAAGTGCTTAGAAGCGACTTATACAAAAATATAAGAGAGAGATTTGATGTTATCTTGTCTAATCCGCCTCAAACAGCCGGCAAAAAAGTCTGCATTGATATAATAAATGGAGCATATGACTACCTTAAGAAAAGCGGAGCATTGCAGTTGGTTGCAAGACACCAGAAAGGCGGCAAATCATTATCCGGGAAAATGGAAGAGGTTTTTGGCAATACAGCAACTTTAGGAAGGCAGAGCGGCTATCATTTATATTACAGCAAAAAGAGCTAG
- a CDS encoding EamA family transporter, giving the protein MLSQGIVFGLLSMLGYGLANSLVKIPAGRIGNEKTVFYRTLFSSAMLFIVMILFLELTSFVLTYIIIAFMIAALGYVPLASFYKSVETGKVGIVVPIANSSVMYTVLFSLLFYGESLSGLETLSIILIISGIILISLNLKSIKNSHIFSLKSGVPYALLTSLLWGAVFFLFKIPASVLGPFLTALIIESGIVIISAARLKYSGKGFSADRRSLVYVFFIGIFASAGILFFNIGIAFSGVSIVAAVAFSNPLISTLAGRIFFRERLSFKEYSAIGMLIAGIVILSV; this is encoded by the coding sequence ATGCTGTCTCAGGGAATAGTATTCGGTCTGCTTTCTATGCTAGGCTACGGGCTGGCGAATTCTCTGGTGAAAATTCCTGCCGGAAGAATAGGCAATGAAAAGACTGTTTTTTACAGAACTTTATTTTCCAGCGCAATGCTCTTCATAGTGATGATATTGTTTTTAGAGCTGACAAGTTTTGTGTTAACCTACATAATCATAGCTTTTATGATAGCTGCATTAGGCTATGTCCCTTTAGCCAGTTTTTACAAATCAGTTGAGACAGGCAAGGTCGGTATAGTGGTTCCGATTGCTAATTCTTCGGTGATGTATACTGTGCTCTTCTCCTTGCTGTTTTACGGAGAATCATTAAGCGGACTGGAAACATTATCTATTATATTGATTATTTCTGGGATAATCCTAATCTCACTTAATCTCAAAAGCATAAAAAATTCTCATATATTCAGCCTCAAATCAGGAGTTCCTTATGCCTTACTGACTTCTTTATTATGGGGAGCGGTGTTTTTTCTTTTTAAGATCCCTGCTTCTGTACTTGGGCCTTTTCTTACTGCGTTGATAATAGAATCAGGCATTGTGATTATCAGCGCGGCAAGGCTTAAATATTCGGGAAAAGGATTTTCGGCTGACAGGAGAAGCCTTGTTTATGTCTTTTTTATCGGGATTTTTGCCTCTGCAGGTATCTTATTTTTTAATATTGGAATAGCTTTCTCGGGCGTGAGCATAGTGGCTGCTGTTGCTTTTTCAAATCCTCTTATTTCCACTCTGGCCGGCAGGATATTTTTCAGAGAGAGACTATCTTTTAAGGAATATTCAGCAATAGGAATGCTCATAGCGGGAATTGTGATTTTATCGGTTTGA
- a CDS encoding rhomboid family intramembrane serine protease → MKYRLKSAVIPIIVANIAIFVLQIFLGNWFTSSFMLVQNQVFVRPWILLTSMFLHAGTFHIFFNMYVLLMFGSLVEQKLGPKRFLFIYFLAGILSGFVSSFIYPAALGASGAIMGILGVIIVLMPELQVLLFFVIPMSLRQAAVLIALVEIFMIFVPSGIANIAHLVGMAVGLLYGFYLLKQRGKFRKRLSSKTHLGRNDIKEYLRSGRI, encoded by the coding sequence ATGAAATACCGTTTAAAGAGTGCAGTCATACCTATAATCGTGGCGAATATAGCCATATTTGTCCTGCAAATTTTTCTTGGGAATTGGTTTACATCATCTTTTATGCTTGTGCAAAACCAGGTTTTTGTCAGGCCATGGATTCTGCTCACATCTATGTTTCTTCATGCAGGAACTTTTCATATATTTTTCAACATGTACGTATTGCTTATGTTCGGCTCACTGGTTGAGCAGAAGCTCGGTCCAAAAAGGTTTCTTTTCATATATTTTCTGGCAGGAATACTATCTGGCTTTGTCTCCAGCTTTATTTATCCTGCTGCTTTGGGAGCGAGCGGTGCCATAATGGGCATTTTAGGGGTAATCATAGTTCTCATGCCCGAGCTCCAAGTGCTGCTCTTCTTTGTAATCCCCATGTCATTAAGGCAGGCAGCAGTATTGATTGCTTTAGTTGAGATATTCATGATTTTCGTGCCTTCAGGGATTGCCAATATAGCCCATCTGGTAGGAATGGCAGTTGGCTTATTATATGGCTTTTATCTGCTGAAGCAAAGGGGCAAGTTCAGAAAAAGGCTATCCTCAAAAACACATCTGGGCAGGAACGATATAAAGGAATATTTGAGATCCGGCAGGATATAG
- a CDS encoding protein translocase subunit SecF (forms a complex with SecD and YajC; SecDFyajC stimulates the proton motive force-driven protein translocation; seems to modulate the cycling of SecA by stabilizing its membrane-inserted state and appears to be required for the release of mature proteins from the extracytoplasmic side of the membrane; in some organisms, such as Bacillus subtilis, SecD is fused to SecF) gives MEGGNRFKEFYFGNYRKFLFVPFIVLIVALSLILIKFQSSGEFINKDISLKGGISLTVFYEKPVNIDEIESSLKQYLSPNDAAIRVLKSAGEQIGFIVESDISEVDKDKLDSILEIIGSSIGEQLSEGDYTFESMGSSLGQSFFNQTIRALIIAFIFMGIVVFLYFRNFVPSLAVILSAFSDIIVTVAIVNLSGIKLGTAGIAALLMLIGYSIDTDIMLTTKVLKRKNQELSEAIASAFKTGMTMTLTTIAAITVALIFTQSEVIRQIMTILLIGLLIDIVNTWIQNSGLLVWYIEKKNKKTV, from the coding sequence ATGGAAGGGGGGAATAGATTTAAAGAATTTTATTTCGGGAATTACAGGAAATTTCTGTTTGTGCCTTTTATTGTGCTAATTGTTGCATTATCCCTGATTTTAATTAAATTCCAGAGCAGCGGTGAGTTTATTAACAAGGATATTTCGCTGAAGGGTGGAATTTCGCTGACTGTTTTTTACGAAAAGCCTGTAAATATCGACGAAATAGAATCTTCATTAAAACAATACCTTTCTCCAAATGACGCCGCTATAAGGGTGTTGAAATCGGCAGGAGAGCAGATTGGATTTATTGTGGAGTCTGATATCTCTGAAGTGGACAAAGATAAGCTTGATTCCATACTGGAAATAATAGGCTCCAGTATTGGGGAGCAGCTTTCTGAAGGGGATTATACATTCGAATCCATGGGCTCTTCATTAGGGCAGAGCTTTTTTAACCAGACCATAAGAGCACTTATAATCGCGTTTATTTTTATGGGGATTGTTGTTTTTCTTTATTTCAGAAATTTTGTGCCGAGCCTGGCTGTAATACTGTCTGCTTTTTCCGATATAATTGTAACTGTGGCTATAGTAAACCTCTCGGGAATTAAGCTTGGCACGGCAGGCATAGCTGCGCTGCTTATGCTTATCGGCTATTCTATCGATACAGACATAATGCTGACAACAAAGGTGCTGAAAAGAAAGAACCAGGAATTGAGTGAAGCAATTGCTTCGGCCTTCAAGACAGGAATGACAATGACCCTTACTACGATTGCTGCTATTACTGTTGCTCTAATATTTACACAGAGCGAGGTCATAAGGCAGATAATGACAATACTGCTGATAGGGCTGTTAATTGATATAGTAAACACTTGGATACAGAATTCGGGATTATTGGTGTGGTATATTGAAAAGAAAAATAAAAAAACTGTTTAG